Proteins encoded within one genomic window of Jiangella mangrovi:
- a CDS encoding sensor histidine kinase: protein MDAPLPRIPAAGRWRRALVAAGVAAALIVAAAGATVWWNVRDLTAELAQRDADTVAALAGTLALLPADERAGALPAEPGGRSGVWLVAADGTVTPPALAGDGGDARWQRWTGLVARDARLTARFDSRDPGGTPWSFVAARLPDGTVVLLGRPDAPGPGAVAVMLAAVAGGAALLAVIAWALFRWGVRRPMDDLLAATEDLRWRGRIRDETRPRVDRVARRDDHAGRLARSLAGVEQDVGRRFLQLSTLLETIRAVGASLDGDEVLDRVLGQLQRLFGVERCAVVTLDERAGAVLVRASRGLSDAFVADLRADVAEPGSPSLRALRSGEPVQVSDTAADLSFAAVRDGSPRFDHRSVLAIPLATSMAPPSVLLLYRSEAYRYSHSELELATSFARFASIAIENAALYTRIDARLQEQSRRLEAIIESLDDGLVLAGPDGRVAYHNAAAAALLGSPGQGMTGDDVGSLLRRLGADPAVAPGGEPGEVLPASREVTTKADGVQRDLRLRTFTVADERGAPIGHGHLWQDITHDRLVARLKASLLATASHELRTPLASIKGYASTLLAEDIEWSVEEQRQFLTTISAETDRLTALVRDLLDMSRIEAGALTIRREPVGVAELVRRAVAGRSTADRERLDLRLPRGRATVDVDRSRIETAISNLVGNALKFSPEGQPVTVTAQLTGGELRVTVRDRGTGVPPDLGERIFESFVRGDDGLARQAGGLGLGLAICRGFVEAHGGRVRCRPERPGTSFVLTIPAGEADA, encoded by the coding sequence ATGGACGCGCCGCTCCCCCGCATCCCGGCCGCCGGACGATGGCGGCGCGCGCTGGTCGCGGCGGGTGTGGCGGCGGCGCTCATCGTGGCCGCCGCCGGCGCGACGGTGTGGTGGAACGTCCGCGACCTCACGGCCGAACTGGCTCAGCGCGACGCCGACACCGTCGCCGCGCTGGCCGGCACCCTGGCACTGTTGCCCGCCGACGAGCGCGCCGGGGCCCTGCCCGCGGAGCCGGGTGGGCGCAGCGGTGTGTGGCTGGTCGCGGCTGACGGAACGGTGACGCCGCCGGCCCTCGCCGGCGACGGTGGCGACGCGCGCTGGCAGCGGTGGACCGGCCTGGTGGCCCGCGACGCCCGGCTCACCGCCCGGTTCGACAGTCGCGACCCCGGCGGCACGCCCTGGTCGTTCGTCGCGGCGCGGCTGCCCGACGGCACCGTCGTCCTGCTCGGCCGGCCCGACGCGCCCGGCCCCGGCGCCGTCGCGGTCATGCTCGCCGCGGTCGCGGGCGGCGCCGCGCTGCTCGCCGTCATCGCGTGGGCGCTGTTCCGGTGGGGTGTGCGCCGGCCCATGGACGACCTGCTGGCTGCGACCGAGGACCTGCGCTGGCGCGGCCGGATCCGCGACGAGACCCGCCCGCGGGTCGACCGTGTGGCCCGGCGCGACGACCACGCCGGCCGGCTGGCCCGCAGCCTGGCCGGCGTCGAGCAGGACGTCGGCCGCCGGTTCCTGCAGCTGTCGACGCTGCTCGAGACGATCCGGGCGGTCGGCGCGTCGCTCGACGGCGACGAGGTGCTCGACCGCGTCCTCGGCCAGCTGCAGCGGCTGTTCGGGGTCGAGCGCTGCGCCGTCGTCACCCTCGACGAGCGGGCCGGCGCCGTGCTGGTGCGGGCCAGCCGCGGCCTGTCCGACGCGTTCGTCGCCGACCTGCGCGCCGACGTCGCCGAGCCCGGCTCGCCGTCGCTGCGGGCGCTGCGCTCGGGCGAGCCGGTGCAGGTGTCCGACACCGCCGCCGACCTCTCCTTCGCCGCCGTCCGCGACGGCTCGCCGCGCTTCGACCACCGCAGCGTCCTCGCGATCCCCCTGGCCACCAGCATGGCGCCGCCGTCGGTGCTGCTGCTGTACCGGTCCGAGGCGTACCGGTACAGCCACTCCGAGCTGGAGCTGGCGACCAGCTTCGCCCGGTTCGCGTCGATCGCCATCGAGAACGCCGCGCTCTACACCCGCATCGACGCGCGGTTGCAGGAGCAGAGCCGGCGGCTCGAGGCGATCATCGAGAGCCTCGACGACGGCCTGGTCCTGGCCGGCCCCGACGGCCGGGTCGCCTACCACAACGCCGCGGCGGCGGCCCTGCTCGGCAGCCCCGGACAGGGGATGACCGGCGACGACGTCGGCAGCCTGCTGCGCCGCCTCGGCGCCGACCCCGCCGTCGCGCCCGGCGGTGAGCCCGGCGAGGTCCTGCCCGCGTCGCGCGAGGTGACGACGAAGGCCGACGGCGTCCAGCGCGACCTGCGGCTGCGCACCTTCACCGTCGCCGACGAGCGCGGCGCCCCGATCGGCCACGGGCATCTCTGGCAGGACATCACCCACGACCGCCTCGTGGCGAGGCTGAAGGCGTCGCTGCTGGCCACCGCGTCGCACGAGCTGCGCACGCCGCTGGCCAGCATCAAGGGCTACGCGTCGACCCTGCTCGCCGAGGACATCGAGTGGTCGGTCGAGGAGCAGCGGCAGTTCCTCACCACCATCTCCGCCGAGACCGACCGGCTCACCGCGCTGGTCCGCGACCTGCTGGACATGTCGCGCATCGAGGCCGGCGCGCTGACCATCCGGCGCGAGCCGGTCGGCGTGGCCGAGCTGGTCCGGCGCGCGGTCGCCGGCCGGTCCACCGCCGACCGCGAACGCCTGGACCTGCGCCTCCCCCGCGGCCGCGCCACCGTCGACGTCGACCGGTCCCGCATCGAAACCGCCATCAGCAACCTCGTCGGCAACGCGCTGAAGTTCTCGCCGGAGGGGCAGCCCGTCACCGTCACCGCGCAGCTCACCGGCGGGGAGCTGCGCGTCACCGTCCGCGACCGCGGCACCGGCGTCCCGCCCGACCTCGGCGAGCGGATCTTCGAGAGCTTCGTCCGGGGCGACGACGGACTGGCCCGGCAGGCGGGGGGACTCGGACTGGGGCTGGCGATCTGCCGCGGTTTCGTCGAGGCTCATGGCGGCCGGGTCCGGTGCCGTCCGGAGCGGCCGGGGACGTCGTTCGTGCTCACGATTCCGGCCGGGGAGGCAGACGCATGA
- a CDS encoding ABC transporter permease subunit translates to MTQAIVNGLLQGGLYATIALAFSLAWRITGVLNLAHGELVTAGAYLAWLLHSARWLPPLPSLLVVVPVLVAAGWLLERLVLRRLGAPTAGAAAAVLGTLGLSVVLQQAARLLFSPTPHTLPLPVGGLWRVGGVTVAAGHAVLFLVAAATAGAVVVLLRATRLGASLRAVAQNPEAARLAGIDVPRMRSLGFALCAGVAGVAGVLAGQAQPIHPAMGTPLLLGALAVTALTGPGHVTGAVLGGLALGVAEGVLGAVVPRVGATLGVVLAAALLVVMLVIRRDPLLATPVRGRP, encoded by the coding sequence GTGACCCAGGCGATCGTCAACGGGCTGCTCCAGGGCGGGCTGTACGCCACGATCGCACTGGCGTTCTCGCTGGCCTGGCGCATCACCGGCGTGCTGAACCTCGCGCACGGCGAGCTGGTGACGGCCGGCGCGTACCTCGCCTGGCTGCTGCACTCGGCCCGCTGGCTGCCGCCGCTGCCGTCGTTGCTGGTCGTCGTGCCGGTGCTGGTCGCGGCCGGCTGGCTGCTGGAGCGGCTGGTGCTGCGACGGCTGGGTGCGCCGACGGCGGGCGCTGCGGCCGCCGTCCTGGGCACGCTCGGGCTGTCGGTCGTGCTGCAGCAGGCGGCACGGCTGCTGTTCAGCCCGACGCCGCACACGCTGCCGCTGCCCGTGGGCGGGTTGTGGCGGGTGGGCGGGGTGACGGTCGCGGCCGGCCACGCCGTGCTGTTCCTGGTCGCGGCAGCCACCGCCGGCGCCGTCGTCGTGCTGCTGCGGGCGACCCGGCTGGGAGCCTCGCTGCGCGCCGTCGCGCAGAACCCGGAGGCCGCGCGGCTGGCCGGCATCGACGTGCCGCGGATGCGCTCGCTCGGCTTCGCGCTGTGCGCGGGGGTGGCCGGCGTCGCCGGTGTGCTCGCCGGGCAGGCGCAGCCGATCCACCCCGCCATGGGGACGCCGCTGCTGCTCGGCGCGCTGGCGGTCACGGCGCTCACCGGGCCGGGCCACGTCACCGGCGCCGTGCTGGGCGGCCTCGCGCTGGGGGTCGCCGAGGGCGTGCTCGGGGCCGTCGTCCCACGGGTCGGGGCGACCCTCGGCGTCGTGCTCGCCGCCGCGCTGCTGGTCGTCATGCTGGTGATCCGGCGCGACCCGCTGCTCGCGACGCCGGTGCGGGGCCGGCCGTGA
- a CDS encoding ABC transporter substrate-binding protein, giving the protein MRLWRVAALAPVLAALVACGLAGPRTSTPPDPADGVRGGFDGVIRFGATVSDTGRYAQEGRDVRRGYDVWLDWVNGEHGGIRVGDRRLRAEIVYYDDESDPGQAAALTERLIVHDGAGFLLGPFSSGLNAAAGAIAERHRTLLVTGNGASDALFDRGSRYFFSVMTVASRYAESVLDVLATRGAETLVVAYQDADFPIDAGEGAAEHARRLGMRVLAVETYPRTLAGVAGIVAKFRDLDPDVLFVGGHFVDGLRFTRAAEEQGFEPEAMILTVAPSNPAFADELGDAAELVIGPTQWEASMRRPGDGAGAPGASFGTGADYAERYSARYGEAPTYHAAGATAAALALQLAIEAAGSTGTDAVRAALLDLDAETFYGPIDFDRRGRNWGKPMGAVQVQDGGLELVTPGAAATAELVYPRSRAGAER; this is encoded by the coding sequence GTGCGACTGTGGCGCGTGGCGGCGCTGGCCCCCGTCCTGGCCGCACTCGTGGCCTGCGGTCTCGCCGGCCCTCGGACGTCGACTCCCCCGGACCCGGCCGACGGCGTTCGCGGCGGTTTCGACGGGGTGATCCGCTTCGGCGCCACCGTCAGCGACACCGGCCGGTACGCGCAGGAGGGGCGCGACGTCCGCCGCGGCTACGACGTCTGGCTCGACTGGGTCAACGGCGAGCACGGCGGCATCCGCGTCGGCGATCGCCGGCTGCGCGCCGAGATCGTCTACTACGACGACGAGAGCGACCCCGGCCAGGCGGCGGCGCTGACCGAGCGGCTCATCGTGCACGACGGGGCCGGCTTCCTGCTCGGGCCGTTCTCCAGCGGGCTGAACGCGGCCGCCGGCGCGATCGCCGAGCGGCACCGCACCCTCCTCGTCACCGGCAACGGCGCCTCCGACGCGCTGTTCGACCGCGGCTCGCGCTACTTCTTCAGCGTCATGACGGTGGCCTCGCGCTACGCCGAGTCGGTGCTCGACGTGCTGGCCACCCGCGGCGCCGAGACGCTGGTCGTCGCCTACCAGGACGCAGACTTCCCCATCGACGCCGGCGAGGGCGCAGCCGAGCACGCGCGCCGCCTCGGCATGCGCGTCTTGGCGGTCGAGACGTACCCGCGGACGCTGGCCGGCGTGGCGGGCATCGTGGCGAAGTTCCGCGACCTCGACCCGGACGTCCTCTTCGTCGGCGGGCACTTCGTCGACGGGCTGCGGTTCACCCGGGCGGCCGAGGAGCAGGGCTTCGAGCCCGAGGCGATGATCCTCACCGTCGCGCCGAGCAACCCCGCCTTCGCCGACGAGCTGGGCGACGCCGCCGAGCTGGTCATCGGGCCGACGCAGTGGGAGGCGTCGATGCGCCGGCCGGGCGACGGGGCGGGCGCTCCGGGCGCGTCGTTCGGCACCGGCGCCGACTACGCCGAGCGGTACAGCGCCCGCTACGGCGAGGCCCCGACCTACCACGCCGCCGGCGCGACGGCCGCCGCCCTGGCGCTGCAGCTGGCCATCGAGGCGGCCGGCTCCACCGGCACCGACGCCGTCCGCGCCGCCCTGCTGGACCTGGACGCCGAGACGTTCTACGGGCCGATCGACTTCGACCGCCGCGGCCGCAACTGGGGCAAGCCCATGGGCGCGGTGCAGGTGCAGGACGGCGGCCTCGAGCTGGTGACGCCGGGCGCGGCCGCGACCGCCGAGCTCGTCTACCCGAGGTCTCGCGCCGGGGCGGAGCGGTGA
- a CDS encoding response regulator transcription factor translates to MTGARVLVVDDDDALRQFVARNLAARGFEVTTARNGLEALALVDRVHPDLVVLDIMMPGLDGLETCRRIRLTSVMPIIVLTALDTEADKVRCLDEGADDCLVKPFGVDELLARVRSALRRVRWHARSGDDTVLRHRDLELDTESLRAAVRGREVDLTRTELTLLRYFMENAGKSLPHARILRDVWGPGYGGETQYVRVYVSRLRQKFEDDPAHPAYFVTEHGLGYRFGG, encoded by the coding sequence ATGACAGGCGCTCGGGTGCTGGTGGTCGACGACGACGACGCGCTGCGGCAGTTCGTGGCCCGCAACCTGGCCGCCCGCGGCTTCGAGGTGACCACCGCCCGCAACGGGCTCGAGGCGCTCGCGCTGGTCGACCGCGTCCACCCCGACCTCGTCGTGCTCGACATCATGATGCCCGGCCTCGACGGCCTCGAGACGTGCCGGCGCATCCGGCTGACCTCGGTGATGCCGATCATCGTGCTGACCGCGCTGGACACCGAGGCCGACAAGGTCCGCTGCCTCGACGAGGGCGCCGACGACTGCCTGGTGAAGCCGTTCGGCGTCGACGAACTGCTGGCCCGGGTCCGCAGCGCGCTGCGTCGCGTCCGCTGGCATGCCCGGTCCGGCGACGACACCGTCCTGCGCCACCGCGACCTCGAGCTCGACACCGAGTCGCTGCGCGCCGCCGTCCGCGGCCGCGAGGTCGACCTCACCCGCACCGAGCTGACGCTGCTGCGCTACTTCATGGAGAACGCCGGCAAGTCGCTGCCGCACGCGCGGATCCTGCGCGACGTCTGGGGGCCCGGCTATGGCGGCGAGACGCAGTACGTGCGGGTCTACGTGAGCCGGCTGCGGCAGAAGTTCGAGGACGATCCCGCCCACCCCGCGTACTTCGTCACCGAGCACGGCCTGGGCTACCGGTTCGGTGGCTGA
- a CDS encoding ABC transporter permease subunit produces MSAAWTWPSVATQALLLATLALSWNLVGGYLGRIDLGQIAYAGLGSYGAAVTATSLGWPAAASVAAGTVVAAAAAAAVGPGLLRLAGPAFAIATLGLLVAIREVVRLLSPVTGGGRGLVLPPLPSGLAWGGAVALFAVAVTVSWRLRRGVAGAVLHAIRADEVGAAVRGVRTGAWTRGVYAGAGALTGTAGALWAYQSTFIDPDLAFADARTLDAITAAVLGGLGTVAGPVLGALVLVAGRTVLGLPSDAWQLLLQGAVLLALVRWLPGGLAGLAGLVPSRATRSPQLTPSRPLVPVSRAEPQPPPSGPPVLEVRGLRTPDDGGTVLTDVDLAVRPGEILGVLGPNGSGKTTLADCVGRLRPVSGGSIRLAGRDVTRDSPGRVARAGLGRTFQRPRIHRRLTVAGQLRLRGDDGDRVASTLARLGLTPYADVPAGELDAGRQRLVELGLALLGEPRVLLLDEATAGVPADLVPVLAAVVRACAAQGVAVVVIEHDVGLVADLCHRVVVLDRGRLVAAGPPASVLASGAVETAYIGCEG; encoded by the coding sequence GTGAGCGCCGCGTGGACCTGGCCGTCCGTCGCGACCCAGGCGCTGCTGCTGGCCACGCTCGCCCTGAGCTGGAACCTGGTCGGCGGCTACCTCGGCCGCATCGACCTCGGCCAGATCGCCTACGCCGGCCTGGGCTCCTACGGCGCCGCGGTGACGGCCACGTCGCTCGGCTGGCCGGCCGCGGCCTCCGTCGCCGCCGGGACCGTCGTCGCGGCCGCCGCCGCTGCCGCCGTCGGGCCCGGCCTGCTGCGCCTGGCCGGGCCGGCGTTCGCGATCGCCACGCTCGGCCTGCTGGTCGCCATCCGCGAGGTCGTCCGGCTGCTCAGCCCGGTGACCGGTGGCGGGCGCGGACTGGTGCTGCCGCCGCTGCCGTCCGGCCTCGCGTGGGGCGGCGCCGTCGCGCTGTTCGCCGTCGCGGTGACGGTGTCGTGGCGGCTGCGCCGCGGGGTCGCGGGCGCGGTGCTGCACGCGATCCGGGCGGACGAGGTGGGCGCGGCCGTCCGCGGGGTCCGGACCGGCGCCTGGACCCGCGGCGTCTACGCGGGCGCCGGGGCGCTGACCGGGACGGCCGGCGCACTGTGGGCGTACCAGAGCACGTTCATCGACCCCGACCTCGCGTTCGCCGACGCGCGCACCCTCGACGCGATCACGGCGGCGGTACTCGGCGGGCTCGGCACCGTCGCCGGGCCGGTGCTGGGCGCGCTGGTGCTGGTGGCAGGACGGACGGTGCTCGGGCTGCCGTCCGACGCCTGGCAGCTGCTGCTGCAGGGCGCGGTGCTGCTCGCGCTGGTGCGCTGGCTGCCCGGTGGGCTGGCCGGGCTGGCCGGGCTGGTGCCTAGCCGGGCCACGCGGTCGCCGCAGCTGACGCCGTCGCGCCCCCTCGTGCCGGTGAGTCGTGCCGAACCGCAGCCTCCGCCGTCGGGACCCCCGGTGCTGGAGGTGCGCGGGCTGCGCACCCCCGACGACGGCGGCACCGTCCTGACCGACGTCGACCTCGCCGTCCGGCCGGGCGAGATCCTGGGCGTTCTCGGCCCGAACGGCAGCGGCAAGACCACGCTGGCCGACTGCGTGGGCCGGTTGCGGCCGGTGAGCGGCGGCAGCATCCGGCTGGCCGGGCGCGACGTCACGCGCGACTCCCCCGGGCGGGTCGCGCGGGCCGGGCTCGGGCGGACGTTCCAGCGGCCGCGGATCCACCGGCGGCTCACCGTCGCCGGCCAGCTGCGCCTGCGCGGCGACGACGGCGACCGGGTCGCGTCCACGCTCGCCCGGCTGGGGCTGACGCCGTACGCCGACGTCCCCGCCGGTGAGCTCGACGCCGGCCGGCAGCGGCTGGTCGAGCTCGGCCTCGCGCTGCTGGGCGAGCCGCGGGTGCTGCTGCTCGACGAGGCGACCGCCGGTGTCCCCGCCGACCTCGTCCCCGTGCTGGCCGCGGTGGTGCGCGCGTGCGCGGCGCAAGGGGTCGCCGTCGTCGTCATCGAGCACGACGTCGGCCTGGTGGCGGACCTGTGCCACCGGGTCGTCGTGCTGGACCGCGGGCGGCTGGTCGCGGCCGGGCCGCCCGCGTCGGTGCTGGCCTCCGGTGCCGTCGAGACCGCCTACATCGGCTGTGAGGGGTGA
- a CDS encoding FKBP-type peptidyl-prolyl cis-trans isomerase — protein MRATAFVIIAGLCLAVAGCSAGDGGSGGDGFGVTVAGGFGEEPEIRVGDGDPAGELRVDVLSGGDGEDVVDPGEFVLANYLGQTWAPDAEGDVNVVENSFTTGAPVGFPVGVGAVLPGWDEGLAGQRVGSRVLVSIPPALGYGERSTGSIPGNSTLLYVFDLVAAFGEDQGVSGEPVEALPDGLPAVSGEGAAEPVVEFGSTAWPVEESGATLLVRGDGAEFGDNLVVKVLTASYSTGEVLYSSWRETPVAIPVDGTGALPGLADALAGARVGSRVLVRVSVDDNTEEPMDMMGMAEPLAPTPGDPLAIVVDVIGTY, from the coding sequence GTGCGCGCAACGGCATTCGTGATCATCGCGGGGCTCTGCCTGGCGGTCGCGGGCTGCTCGGCCGGCGACGGCGGAAGCGGCGGCGACGGCTTCGGGGTCACCGTCGCGGGCGGCTTCGGCGAGGAGCCCGAGATCCGGGTCGGCGACGGCGATCCCGCGGGCGAGCTGCGCGTCGACGTGCTCTCCGGCGGCGACGGCGAGGACGTCGTCGACCCGGGCGAGTTCGTCCTGGCGAACTACCTCGGGCAGACCTGGGCGCCGGACGCCGAGGGCGACGTCAACGTCGTCGAGAACTCCTTCACGACCGGTGCGCCGGTCGGGTTCCCGGTCGGCGTCGGAGCCGTGCTGCCCGGCTGGGACGAGGGCCTGGCCGGCCAGCGGGTCGGGTCGCGGGTGCTGGTGTCCATCCCGCCGGCGCTGGGCTACGGCGAGCGGAGCACCGGCTCGATCCCCGGCAACTCGACGCTCCTGTACGTGTTCGACCTGGTCGCGGCATTCGGCGAGGACCAGGGGGTGTCCGGCGAGCCGGTCGAGGCGCTGCCGGACGGGCTGCCCGCGGTCAGCGGCGAGGGCGCCGCGGAACCCGTGGTCGAGTTCGGGTCCACCGCCTGGCCGGTCGAGGAGTCCGGCGCGACGCTGCTCGTCCGGGGCGACGGCGCGGAGTTCGGCGACAACCTCGTCGTCAAGGTGCTCACCGCCTCGTACAGCACCGGCGAGGTGCTCTACTCCAGCTGGCGCGAGACCCCGGTCGCCATCCCGGTCGACGGCACCGGCGCGTTGCCCGGGCTCGCCGACGCGCTGGCCGGCGCCCGGGTCGGCAGCCGGGTGCTGGTGCGCGTCTCCGTCGACGACAACACCGAGGAGCCGATGGACATGATGGGCATGGCGGAGCCGCTCGCGCCGACGCCGGGCGACCCGCTGGCCATCGTCGTCGACGTCATCGGAACCTACTGA
- a CDS encoding MFS transporter, with protein MPLARGPAAAEPPPGGYRRGSAGYRRASAAAFLAGAGTFALLYGAQAVLPLLSDDFVVSAATASLALSAATGTIAVSLLPMSSVSSRWGTSRVMTVSLAAATLVAVLVPLAPSFPVLLALRAAQGVAMAGVPALAIAYLGRTIHPSGLGGAVGLFVAGNTMGGLSGRLISAAVADLLGWRAAFAVVAVFATGCLAAFWWLLPTRADGDAAAPMRTATAARGADATAVQHVIAHLRDPVLLRLFGLSFVLMSAFVTVYNYLPYRLLAAPFTLSAAVVGLVFLAYVPGSISAGVAGRVGDRVGRRAVLWAGVLLAQIAILLTWPDVLACVVAGLVLFTVGFFGAHASASTAVSARAVRGRAQASALYLTAYYAGSSLGGSLSGLAFAAAGWTGIVAFVTCAVLLAAALVHGVRPGRGGAGPSATRA; from the coding sequence ATGCCGCTCGCGCGTGGACCCGCAGCGGCCGAGCCGCCGCCGGGCGGGTACCGCCGCGGTTCGGCCGGCTACCGGCGGGCCAGCGCGGCTGCGTTCCTGGCCGGCGCCGGCACGTTCGCGCTGCTGTACGGGGCGCAGGCGGTGCTGCCGCTGCTCTCCGACGACTTCGTTGTCTCCGCCGCGACCGCCAGCCTGGCCCTGTCGGCGGCCACCGGCACCATCGCGGTCTCGCTGCTGCCGATGAGCTCGGTGTCGTCGCGGTGGGGCACGTCGCGGGTCATGACGGTGTCGCTGGCGGCCGCCACGCTGGTCGCGGTGCTGGTGCCGCTGGCGCCGAGCTTCCCGGTGCTGCTGGCGCTGCGGGCGGCGCAGGGCGTCGCGATGGCCGGCGTGCCCGCGCTGGCCATCGCCTACCTCGGGCGGACCATCCACCCCTCCGGGCTGGGCGGGGCCGTCGGCCTGTTCGTCGCCGGCAACACCATGGGCGGGCTGTCCGGACGGCTGATCTCCGCGGCCGTCGCCGACCTGCTCGGCTGGCGGGCCGCGTTCGCCGTCGTCGCCGTGTTCGCCACCGGCTGCCTGGCGGCGTTCTGGTGGCTGCTGCCGACGCGGGCCGACGGCGACGCCGCCGCCCCGATGCGCACGGCGACCGCTGCGCGGGGGGCCGACGCCACGGCCGTCCAGCACGTCATCGCCCACCTGCGCGACCCCGTGCTGCTGCGGCTGTTCGGGCTCAGCTTCGTGCTGATGTCGGCGTTCGTCACCGTGTACAACTACCTTCCGTACCGCCTGCTCGCCGCGCCGTTCACGCTCTCGGCCGCCGTGGTGGGGCTGGTGTTCCTGGCCTACGTGCCGGGGTCGATCTCCGCCGGGGTGGCCGGGCGCGTCGGCGACCGGGTGGGCCGGCGCGCCGTGCTGTGGGCCGGCGTGCTGCTCGCGCAGATCGCCATCCTGCTGACCTGGCCCGACGTGCTCGCCTGCGTGGTCGCGGGGCTCGTGCTGTTCACGGTCGGCTTCTTCGGCGCGCACGCGTCGGCGAGCACCGCCGTCAGCGCGCGAGCGGTCCGAGGCCGGGCCCAGGCGTCGGCGCTGTACCTGACCGCGTACTACGCCGGCAGCAGTCTCGGCGGGTCGCTGAGCGGGCTGGCGTTCGCGGCGGCCGGCTGGACCGGCATCGTCGCGTTCGTCACCTGCGCGGTGCTGCTCGCGGCGGCCCTGGTCCACGGGGTCCGGCCGGGCCGCGGCGGCGCGGGACCGTCGGCGACCCGGGCATGA